One genomic segment of Leptospira sp. WS92.C1 includes these proteins:
- a CDS encoding NAD(P)/FAD-dependent oxidoreductase has product MGCAHFLQKKYDLTIYEKGSYIGGHTNTVDVVENNDVIPIDTGFIVFNHVTYPNLKRLFEELNVPTKKSSMSFSVQHIPERLEFCGSGLNGLFAQRKNLLSPKFFRLLYNINRFNKEAPRSLENPKYQDDTLEEYIVKEGYHQDLLNYYLIPMSSAVWSTPDNRMLKFPVYVLIRFFLNHGFMGLDTQHQWYTVHGGSREYVKRLTAPIKDRFYLNSKVKYVETEGRKVRITLENGISKLFDKVILATHADTSLKLLKKPTALQKELLKEFEYQKNIATLHTDDVSMPQTKLSWSSWNYRVEKIKEEVRPFTVYWMNSLQNVSQNKNYYVSINDPGTIDRNKIIQEIEYDHPLFSVGSLKAQSRLSELNQEGNLSFCGSYFRNGFHEDALWSAKILSEKLLDRKIWD; this is encoded by the coding sequence ATGGGTTGTGCTCATTTCCTGCAAAAAAAATACGATCTAACGATTTACGAGAAGGGATCTTATATCGGCGGCCATACGAATACGGTTGACGTAGTAGAAAACAATGATGTGATTCCGATCGATACCGGTTTTATCGTATTCAATCATGTTACATATCCTAACTTAAAACGTCTTTTTGAAGAATTGAACGTTCCCACAAAGAAGTCTTCTATGTCTTTTAGCGTGCAGCATATCCCGGAGCGACTGGAGTTTTGTGGTTCTGGTTTGAATGGACTTTTTGCCCAAAGAAAAAATCTGTTAAGTCCTAAATTTTTCCGACTTTTGTATAATATCAATCGATTCAACAAGGAAGCTCCCAGGAGTTTAGAAAATCCGAAATATCAGGACGATACTCTCGAGGAATATATTGTAAAAGAAGGTTATCATCAGGATCTTTTGAATTACTATTTGATACCGATGAGCTCGGCGGTTTGGTCAACTCCGGATAATCGGATGTTAAAATTTCCGGTTTATGTTCTGATCCGCTTTTTTTTAAATCACGGTTTTATGGGACTCGATACGCAGCATCAATGGTATACCGTTCACGGAGGATCCAGAGAATACGTAAAACGTCTTACTGCTCCGATCAAAGATCGGTTTTACTTGAATTCAAAAGTGAAATACGTCGAGACGGAAGGAAGAAAAGTCCGTATCACGTTGGAAAACGGAATATCAAAACTGTTTGATAAGGTAATTTTAGCCACCCACGCGGACACATCGTTAAAACTCCTTAAGAAGCCGACCGCACTTCAAAAAGAGCTTCTTAAAGAATTCGAGTATCAGAAAAATATCGCCACTTTGCACACCGACGATGTCTCTATGCCACAGACAAAACTTTCCTGGTCCTCTTGGAATTATAGAGTTGAAAAAATAAAAGAAGAAGTTCGACCGTTTACGGTCTATTGGATGAATTCTCTACAAAATGTTTCTCAAAATAAAAATTATTACGTATCGATCAACGATCCCGGCACGATCGATAGAAATAAAATTATTCAAGAAATTGAATATGATCATCCTTTGTTTAGCGTAGGTTCGCTCAAAGCTCAGTCGCGTCTCTCGGAACTGAACCAAGAAGGGAATTTATCCTTCTGCGGAAGTTATTTCAGAAACGGATTTCATGAAGATGCGTTATGGTCCGCTAAAATTTTATCCGAAAAGCTTTTAGATAGGAAGATCTGGGATTGA
- a CDS encoding YqaA family protein translates to MESSFWEILSKLIPLYGGIGLAIVSFVAATILPFSSEVALVFAIVSGLPPAEAVAWASLGNCLACVVNYGLGTWFYSRIETKIETSNLYSMIALKMQTWGHGILFFSFLPIVGDPITILSGFFRQRFSLFIAIVFTLRIVRYIFLAFGFL, encoded by the coding sequence ATGGAATCGAGTTTTTGGGAAATTTTATCAAAACTGATCCCTCTTTATGGAGGAATTGGGTTAGCCATTGTTTCCTTTGTCGCGGCTACGATCCTACCTTTTAGTTCGGAAGTTGCCTTGGTTTTTGCCATCGTCTCCGGTCTTCCTCCGGCCGAGGCTGTAGCTTGGGCCTCTCTCGGAAATTGTTTGGCGTGTGTTGTGAATTATGGATTGGGGACCTGGTTTTATTCTCGCATCGAAACGAAAATCGAAACTTCAAACTTGTATTCAATGATCGCCCTCAAGATGCAAACTTGGGGGCACGGAATTTTGTTCTTTTCTTTTTTGCCTATCGTAGGTGATCCGATTACAATTCTTTCTGGCTTTTTTAGACAACGATTCTCGCTCTTTATTGCGATCGTGTTCACTCTTCGTATCGTTCGTTACATTTTTCTAGCGTTCGGCTTTTTATAA
- a CDS encoding DUF1365 domain-containing protein translates to MHDRKFPKKNRFRYRIFTFSLDLDELELLDTRLKLFGVDRSAFFRFSTNDHLDFGKTSVKDNILEYLKQNGVTETISKIILITNVRILGYVFNPVSFYFFYGAKEEPLCAVAEVGNTFGEQKPFFLGKESMRDEAFCLRTEKFFYVSPFVKLESEFEFTLRIPGDSLNIRIDVLENGHTVMITTYTGKKIELTDGNLLRMFIQYPLVTVKVIVLIHWQAFRLYLKGLPYIKKTENTNLQKGVHLGKNY, encoded by the coding sequence ATGCACGATCGAAAGTTTCCTAAGAAGAATCGATTTCGATATAGGATCTTTACGTTTTCCTTGGATTTGGATGAACTGGAGCTTTTGGATACTCGACTTAAACTTTTCGGAGTCGATCGAAGCGCATTCTTTCGGTTTTCAACAAATGATCATCTGGATTTTGGAAAAACGTCCGTAAAAGATAATATTTTAGAATATTTAAAACAAAACGGAGTTACCGAAACGATTTCAAAAATAATCCTGATTACGAACGTTCGAATTTTAGGATACGTTTTCAATCCTGTCTCCTTTTATTTTTTTTATGGGGCCAAGGAGGAACCGCTCTGCGCGGTTGCGGAAGTCGGAAACACTTTTGGAGAGCAAAAGCCGTTCTTTTTGGGAAAAGAGTCCATGAGAGACGAGGCTTTTTGTCTGAGAACCGAAAAATTCTTTTATGTATCTCCATTTGTGAAACTCGAGTCCGAGTTTGAATTTACTCTGAGAATACCCGGTGATTCTTTAAATATCCGCATCGACGTTTTGGAAAACGGACATACGGTCATGATAACTACATACACAGGAAAAAAGATTGAACTTACGGATGGAAATTTGTTGAGAATGTTCATCCAATATCCTCTGGTCACAGTCAAAGTAATTGTTCTGATTCATTGGCAGGCCTTTCGATTGTATCTGAAAGGCCTGCCTTATATTAAGAAAACTGAAAATACAAATTTGCAAAAAGGAGTTCACCTTGGAAAGAATTACTGA